The following coding sequences are from one Paenibacillus stellifer window:
- a CDS encoding sugar phosphate nucleotidyltransferase, with the protein MKGVILAGGTGTRLYPLTRLMNKHLLPVGRYPMICYGIDRLRKAGITDILLVISKQSAGMYTDFLGSGAAFGVSLTYKIQEAAGGIAEALELAKGFIPSGERFVVLLGDNLFTEDLAPYVEGYLRQPEGTAKVLLKPVSDARRYGVPVFDSSDAGWIARIEEKPKQPKSEYCVTGIYMYDEAVFDIIQRISPSQRGELEITDVNNLYAADRKLSYDVLKEWWSDAGTFDSLREAGDKLKDALP; encoded by the coding sequence ATGAAAGGAGTCATCTTGGCAGGCGGAACCGGAACGCGGCTATATCCGCTGACCCGGCTCATGAACAAGCATTTGCTTCCGGTCGGCAGATATCCGATGATATGCTACGGGATTGACCGGCTGCGCAAGGCGGGGATCACCGACATTCTGCTGGTTATCAGCAAACAATCCGCCGGGATGTACACGGATTTTCTGGGAAGCGGAGCCGCCTTCGGCGTGTCCCTGACCTACAAAATCCAGGAAGCGGCCGGCGGAATCGCTGAGGCTCTAGAGCTGGCGAAGGGCTTTATCCCGTCAGGAGAACGGTTCGTTGTCCTGCTCGGCGACAATCTGTTCACCGAGGATCTCGCACCGTATGTGGAAGGCTATCTGCGCCAGCCTGAGGGAACTGCCAAAGTGCTGCTCAAGCCGGTGAGTGACGCCCGCCGTTATGGCGTGCCGGTCTTTGACAGCTCGGATGCCGGCTGGATTGCGCGGATCGAAGAGAAGCCTAAGCAGCCGAAGAGCGAATACTGCGTGACCGGCATTTACATGTATGACGAGGCCGTATTCGACATTATCCAGCGCATCTCGCCCTCTCAACGGGGGGAGCTGGAGATTACGGATGTCAACAACCTGTATGCCGCAGACCGCAAGCTAAGCTATGATGTGCTCAAGGAATGGTGGAGCGATGCGGGGACATTTGATTCCCTTCGCGAAGCCGGGGATAAGCTGAAGGACGCGCTGCCGTAA